The following proteins are encoded in a genomic region of Pyrus communis chromosome 11, drPyrComm1.1, whole genome shotgun sequence:
- the LOC137709117 gene encoding uncharacterized protein, producing MHFDGSSTSTSAGVGIAIQSPDHYRWYFPLKLEFGYTNNQAEYEALIIDLHVLHDLRATHVLVLGDFELVINQLNGVFHCMSCTLAPYHMVATYLAESFERITFKHISRVRNTNADELTQITSGAQLTGGKLGWVTPTVL from the coding sequence ATGCATTTTGATGGCTCCAGCACCTCGACCTCAGCTGGTGTTGGTATCGCCATTCAATCCCCCGACCACTACCGCTGGTATTTCCCTCTCAAGTTAGAGTTCGGCTATAcgaataatcaggccgagtatgaagctCTTATCATCGACCTTCACGTCCTGCACGATTTAAGAGCGACCCATgttctcgtccttggtgatttTGAACTAGTGATTAACCAGCTTAACGGCGTTTTtcattgcatgagttgtactctgGCGCCTTATCATATGGTTGCCACTTATTTGGCTGAGTCGTTTGAACGAATTACATTTAAGCACATCTCGCGTGTTCGGAACACTAACGCCGATGAACTCACCCAAATcacctccggagcacaactcacggGGGGCAAGTTAGGCTGGGTAACACCCACAGTCCTCTAA